Proteins co-encoded in one Erwinia sp. genomic window:
- a CDS encoding hypothetical protein (ID:JIFNMEKO_01798;~UPF0324 inner membrane protein YeiH;~source:Prodigal:2.6) has protein sequence MTLTGIITSHVKTLYGIVLTLAIAAAAMLLSQLPAIRSLGLGSLTLAIFLGMLAGNTVYPLLASSCETGVHWVKQHCLKLGIILYGFYLTVQQITDVGFSGMLIDLSIVISTFSLACLVGKCMGIDKLTYWLIGAGSSICGAAAILATAPVVQADNSKPVVAVSTVVVFGTMAIVLYPALYSLILQLYPAVTATQWGIFTGSTIHEVAQVAAAGHAINAEVENSAVITKMLRVMLLAPFLLLLGLFIRRRHPGYHRQSGNIPFPWFALLFIAVVILNSMQWFSAPVITIIRESDNFLLTSAMAALGLSTQLRILCHAGIKPMLLGAILFIWLVVGGGTINLLLQQQ, from the coding sequence ATGACACTAACAGGAATAATCACTTCACATGTAAAAACCTTGTACGGGATAGTGCTGACGCTCGCTATCGCTGCAGCTGCTATGCTACTCAGTCAGTTACCTGCAATACGCAGCCTCGGTTTAGGTTCACTGACGCTCGCTATCTTTCTGGGGATGCTGGCAGGCAATACAGTCTATCCGCTACTTGCATCATCCTGCGAAACCGGCGTTCACTGGGTCAAACAACATTGCCTTAAGCTTGGCATTATTCTTTACGGGTTTTATCTTACCGTTCAGCAAATCACTGACGTCGGTTTTTCAGGAATGCTTATTGACCTGTCTATTGTCATAAGCACGTTCTCTCTTGCCTGCCTGGTGGGTAAATGTATGGGTATTGACAAACTAACATACTGGCTGATAGGTGCCGGAAGCAGTATTTGCGGGGCTGCAGCCATTCTTGCTACGGCACCGGTGGTACAGGCTGACAACTCAAAACCGGTTGTTGCCGTCTCGACGGTGGTAGTATTCGGTACCATGGCGATCGTCCTCTATCCGGCACTCTATTCGCTGATACTCCAGCTCTATCCTGCTGTTACTGCTACTCAGTGGGGGATATTTACCGGTTCCACCATCCATGAAGTCGCACAGGTTGCTGCGGCTGGTCATGCGATCAATGCTGAGGTTGAGAACAGTGCAGTAATCACTAAAATGCTACGCGTCATGCTACTGGCGCCCTTCCTGCTGCTGCTTGGCTTGTTCATACGACGCCGTCATCCCGGTTACCATCGTCAGTCCGGGAATATTCCCTTCCCCTGGTTTGCGCTACTGTTTATTGCAGTGGTCATACTCAACTCAATGCAGTGGTTTTCTGCGCCGGTGATTACAATAATCAGAGAGTCAGATAATTTTCTCCTGACCAGTGCAATGGCGGCCCTGGGCCTTTCGACGCAACTGCGTATTTTATGTCATGCGGGAATAAAACCCATGCTACTCGGCGCAATCCTGTTTATATGGCTTGTGGTCGGGGGCGGAACAATTAATCTGCTATTACAACAGCAGTAG
- the nfo gene encoding Endonuclease 4 (ID:JIFNMEKO_01799;~source:Prodigal:2.6), translating into MKFIGAHVSAACGVDQAVIRAHALEATAFALFTKNQRQWKAAPLTDTTIHAFRAACEQYHYSSAQILPHDSYLINLGHPVSEALEKSREAFIDEMQRCDQLGLTLLNFHPGSHLKQIDEHECLKRIAESINIALDATNNVTAVIENTAGQGSNLGFRFEQLATIIDHVEDKQRVGVCIDTCHAFAAGYDLRDEKDCIATFAEFDRTVGFHYLKGMHLNDAKSALGSRVDRHDSLGAGNIGNTVFSWLMKDPRFDGIPLILETTDPERWPDEIAWLKAQQR; encoded by the coding sequence ATGAAATTTATTGGTGCGCATGTCAGTGCTGCTTGCGGCGTTGATCAGGCCGTCATCAGAGCCCATGCGCTGGAGGCAACTGCTTTTGCTTTGTTCACTAAAAACCAGCGCCAGTGGAAAGCCGCACCACTCACTGACACCACAATTCATGCTTTTCGTGCCGCCTGTGAACAATACCACTACTCGTCAGCACAGATCCTGCCACATGACAGTTATCTGATAAACTTAGGGCATCCTGTTAGTGAGGCTCTAGAGAAATCCAGAGAAGCTTTCATTGATGAAATGCAGCGTTGTGACCAGCTAGGCCTGACACTGTTAAACTTTCATCCCGGGAGCCATCTGAAACAGATTGATGAGCATGAGTGTCTGAAACGCATAGCAGAATCAATCAATATCGCCCTTGATGCCACAAACAACGTTACAGCGGTGATAGAAAACACAGCGGGTCAGGGCAGCAACCTCGGATTTCGTTTTGAACAACTCGCCACTATCATTGACCATGTTGAAGACAAACAACGTGTAGGGGTTTGCATCGATACCTGCCACGCTTTCGCTGCCGGCTATGATTTACGTGATGAGAAGGATTGTATAGCCACCTTCGCCGAATTTGACCGGACAGTGGGTTTCCATTATCTCAAAGGGATGCATCTGAACGATGCTAAAAGCGCATTAGGTAGCCGCGTTGATCGTCATGATAGTTTGGGTGCAGGCAACATCGGCAATACTGTTTTTAGCTGGCTGATGAAAGATCCGCGCTTCGATGGCATTCCACTGATACTGGAAACGACCGATCCTGAACGTTGGCCAGACGAAATTGCCTGGCTCAAAGCACAGCAACGCTAA
- the fruA gene encoding PTS system fructose-specific EIIB'BC component (ID:JIFNMEKO_01800;~source:Prodigal:2.6) has translation MKTLLMIESTLGQATRHLAKSRLQAVATAQGVTLTDNAQDAELVIVTGATEPSDVTLNGKNVYVADINDVLSTPENVFTQAKTEAKPWQASTAAAQPAETNRPKRILAVTACPTGVAHTFMAAEAIDTEAKKRGWWAKVETRGSVGAGNVITPQEIAQADLVIVAADIEVDLAKFAGKPMYRTSTGLALKKTAQEFDKALAEAKVYEPKASTSGAGEAEGKKEKAGAYRHLLTGVSYMLPMVVAGGLCIALSFAFGIEAFKVAGTFPAALMQIGGGTAFALMVPVLAGFIAFSIADRPGLAPGMIGGMLASTVNAGFLGGIIAGFIAGYAAKFLSTKVRLPQSMEALKPILIIPLIGSLITGLLMIYVVGTPIAKVMEGLTLWLNNLGTANAVVLGAILGGMMCADMGGPINKVAYAFGVGLLSTQTYAPMAAIMAAGMVPPLAMGVATFLARNKFDKGQQEGGKAALVLGLCFISEGAIPFAARDPMRVLPCCIVGGALTGAISMTVGAKLMAPHGGLFVLLIPGAITPVLGYLLAIIAGTAVAGVAYAFLKQPESKLQQA, from the coding sequence ATGAAAACGCTGCTGATGATCGAATCAACGCTGGGACAGGCAACTCGCCATCTGGCAAAAAGCAGATTGCAGGCTGTCGCCACCGCACAAGGTGTCACCCTGACTGACAATGCGCAAGACGCTGAACTGGTTATCGTGACAGGAGCAACTGAGCCATCAGATGTCACTTTGAACGGTAAAAATGTGTATGTCGCTGACATTAACGATGTACTGAGTACACCAGAGAACGTATTCACCCAGGCGAAAACCGAAGCTAAACCTTGGCAGGCAAGCACAGCTGCTGCTCAACCTGCCGAAACCAATCGTCCGAAACGTATTCTGGCGGTGACTGCCTGTCCAACAGGTGTTGCTCATACCTTTATGGCCGCAGAAGCTATCGACACGGAAGCGAAAAAACGTGGTTGGTGGGCAAAAGTTGAAACGCGTGGTTCAGTCGGTGCGGGAAATGTTATTACCCCGCAAGAAATTGCTCAGGCTGATTTGGTGATTGTTGCTGCAGATATTGAAGTGGATCTGGCTAAATTTGCCGGTAAGCCAATGTATCGCACCAGCACAGGTCTGGCATTGAAAAAGACAGCACAAGAGTTCGATAAAGCGCTGGCTGAAGCGAAAGTGTATGAACCTAAAGCCAGCACTTCCGGGGCAGGTGAAGCCGAAGGTAAAAAAGAGAAGGCCGGTGCCTATCGTCACCTGCTGACCGGGGTTTCGTATATGTTACCCATGGTAGTTGCCGGGGGCTTGTGTATTGCGCTCTCGTTTGCTTTTGGTATTGAAGCATTTAAAGTCGCGGGCACTTTCCCTGCTGCCTTGATGCAAATTGGTGGTGGAACGGCTTTTGCGTTGATGGTGCCAGTGCTTGCCGGGTTTATCGCCTTCTCTATCGCTGACCGTCCGGGCCTTGCACCGGGTATGATTGGCGGGATGTTAGCATCCACGGTAAATGCGGGCTTCCTTGGCGGTATCATCGCGGGTTTCATCGCCGGTTATGCAGCCAAATTCCTCAGTACCAAGGTCAGGTTGCCTCAGAGCATGGAAGCGTTAAAGCCGATATTAATCATTCCGCTGATAGGCAGTCTGATAACCGGTTTGCTGATGATCTACGTTGTCGGCACTCCGATAGCCAAGGTCATGGAAGGATTGACACTTTGGCTGAATAATCTGGGTACCGCCAATGCCGTAGTATTGGGTGCTATCCTTGGCGGGATGATGTGTGCTGATATGGGTGGTCCAATCAACAAAGTGGCCTATGCATTTGGTGTCGGATTACTCAGTACACAAACCTATGCACCTATGGCTGCAATTATGGCAGCAGGGATGGTTCCACCACTGGCAATGGGTGTGGCGACGTTCCTGGCACGTAATAAATTTGATAAGGGGCAGCAGGAAGGGGGTAAAGCGGCACTGGTGCTGGGCTTATGCTTCATTTCTGAAGGTGCAATTCCTTTTGCTGCGCGTGACCCGATGCGTGTTTTACCCTGCTGCATCGTTGGCGGAGCCCTCACCGGTGCCATCTCAATGACAGTTGGCGCGAAACTGATGGCACCGCATGGTGGCTTATTTGTGCTGTTAATTCCAGGCGCTATCACCCCAGTTCTCGGATATCTGCTGGCAATTATTGCTGGTACGGCCGTTGCGGGTGTGGCATATGCCTTCCTGAAGCAGCCTGAAAGCAAGTTGCAACAGGCTTAA